The Moraxella haemolytica genome window below encodes:
- the atpE gene encoding F0F1 ATP synthase subunit C: MDPVIAQYTLLAVAILIGLGALATGIGFALLGGKFLESTARQPELGSQLQTKMFIVAGLLDAVPMIGVGIAMLLLFANPFA; encoded by the coding sequence ATGGATCCAGTAATCGCTCAGTACACTCTACTTGCAGTAGCTATTCTAATTGGTCTTGGCGCACTAGCTACCGGTATCGGTTTTGCTCTATTAGGCGGTAAATTCCTAGAGAGTACTGCTCGTCAACCAGAACTAGGTTCGCAACTTCAAACTAAAATGTTCATCGTAGCAGGTCTTCTTGATGCCGTGCCAATGATTGGTGTTGGTATTGCAATGCTTCTATTGTTCGCCAACCCATTCGCATAA
- the atpB gene encoding F0F1 ATP synthase subunit A, producing the protein MAAEQTSSDYIAHHLTNWTFGNHPEHGWKVAYDAAEAAEMGFWAIHLDSMLWSIGLGIFFCALFWVVGRKATSGMPTKLQAFVEMIVDFVDNSVRESYNGPSKLIAPLSLTIFVWIFLMNLMDLIPVDWIPYAAQMVGQHVFGLDPHHVYFKIVPSTDPNITLGMALGVLILIIGFGLKYKGVGGFIAEFTLHPFSAKNPLLQAILIPVNLVLEIVTLLAKPISLGLRLFGNMYAGELIFILIALMYMSSSLFVKTLGVPLHLAWAIFHILVITLQAFVFMMLTIVYLSLISQTSEH; encoded by the coding sequence ATGGCAGCCGAACAAACATCTTCAGATTATATTGCTCACCACTTAACCAACTGGACTTTCGGGAATCACCCAGAGCATGGCTGGAAAGTGGCGTATGATGCCGCTGAAGCCGCAGAAATGGGTTTTTGGGCCATTCATTTGGACTCCATGCTGTGGTCTATTGGGTTAGGCATATTTTTTTGTGCGTTGTTTTGGGTAGTAGGGCGTAAGGCAACCTCTGGTATGCCGACCAAACTACAAGCTTTTGTTGAAATGATTGTAGACTTCGTTGACAATAGCGTACGAGAATCTTATAACGGTCCTTCAAAGCTTATCGCACCATTATCCTTGACGATCTTTGTTTGGATTTTCTTGATGAACTTGATGGACTTGATTCCAGTGGACTGGATTCCTTATGCCGCTCAAATGGTAGGGCAGCATGTGTTTGGACTAGATCCTCATCATGTTTATTTTAAGATTGTCCCAAGTACTGATCCAAATATTACTTTAGGTATGGCACTGGGTGTGCTCATTCTAATCATTGGGTTTGGTCTAAAATATAAAGGTGTGGGTGGGTTTATTGCTGAATTTACATTACACCCATTTAGTGCAAAAAACCCATTGCTACAAGCAATACTTATTCCTGTAAACTTAGTTCTTGAGATTGTAACTTTGCTTGCAAAGCCAATTTCTCTAGGTCTGCGTTTGTTTGGTAATATGTATGCTGGAGAGCTTATCTTTATTTTGATTGCTCTTATGTATATGTCTAGCAGCCTATTTGTCAAAACTTTAGGCGTACCATTACACTTGGCATGGGCAATTTTCCATATTTTGGTTATTACTCTTCAGGCGTTCGTGTTTATGATGTTGACGATTGTTTATCTATCGCTCATCTCACAAACATCAGAACATTAA
- a CDS encoding ATP synthase subunit I translates to MTVPARRTQKQQVYAMQVRQIWAVLIVAILAMIVDLYGGFEWFGGHGFIATKSLLCGALLHFLAQYVFTFIAYRLTGARVRQQIMLNMYLGQMLKWLVVMLGFAFIFIYLKPILAMLVIAGYVIMQLVYTLSMWRLA, encoded by the coding sequence ATGACTGTTCCAGCAAGACGCACCCAAAAACAGCAAGTTTATGCCATGCAGGTTCGCCAAATTTGGGCAGTCTTGATTGTGGCAATCTTAGCCATGATTGTTGATCTGTATGGTGGTTTTGAGTGGTTTGGTGGTCATGGGTTTATTGCCACCAAGAGTTTATTGTGTGGTGCATTGTTACATTTTTTGGCTCAATATGTATTTACCTTTATAGCCTATCGTCTTACAGGGGCGAGGGTTCGCCAACAGATCATGCTCAATATGTATCTTGGGCAAATGTTAAAATGGCTTGTGGTCATGTTGGGCTTTGCGTTTATTTTCATTTATTTAAAGCCAATATTGGCGATGCTTGTGATAGCAGGTTATGTCATCATGCAATTAGTGTACACACTTAGTATGTGGCGACTGGCTTGA
- a CDS encoding metal ABC transporter substrate-binding protein gives MNFDRLFANFTKVAVFTPMLLTAIAHAGTVSVSNYPLALLSNAVTKGAEPATVLLKAGDVGHHGELSPSAQKTIAQSSYVVWFGDLLEQNLVNALSDEPNVISLFDFNAFERLPRRHIDGTPQEGSFDAHIWLEPENAKAIVRALAVIHSHANPEHQSLYQKNAQEFASRMDHAVAQVKVNGKSLPYWAYHDSFQYLERSAGLKFSGALTPVDHLPPKARQIAHLSKNRPQPRMCIASQGVVSDGIINKLGNVGTIVRQEDMSDGDDFVEVWTDLALSIQKCIKG, from the coding sequence ATGAATTTTGATCGTTTATTTGCCAATTTTACCAAAGTCGCTGTGTTTACGCCCATGCTGTTAACCGCCATTGCTCATGCAGGTACAGTCAGCGTCAGCAATTATCCATTGGCGTTATTGTCCAATGCCGTAACCAAAGGAGCAGAGCCTGCCACAGTGCTTTTAAAAGCCGGTGATGTCGGTCATCATGGTGAGCTAAGCCCAAGTGCACAAAAGACCATCGCTCAAAGTAGTTATGTGGTGTGGTTTGGAGATTTGCTTGAACAAAATTTGGTTAATGCACTGTCGGATGAGCCAAATGTCATCTCGCTATTTGATTTTAATGCTTTTGAACGCTTGCCACGACGCCATATTGATGGTACGCCACAAGAAGGCAGTTTTGATGCTCATATTTGGCTTGAACCTGAGAATGCCAAAGCCATCGTCAGGGCATTGGCGGTGATTCATAGTCATGCCAATCCTGAGCATCAATCATTGTATCAAAAAAACGCCCAAGAGTTCGCTTCGCGTATGGATCATGCAGTCGCTCAAGTCAAAGTGAATGGTAAGTCGCTACCTTATTGGGCTTATCATGATTCGTTTCAGTATCTTGAGCGCTCAGCAGGTTTGAAATTTTCAGGAGCGTTAACACCTGTTGATCACCTGCCACCAAAAGCAAGACAAATCGCTCATCTAAGTAAAAATCGCCCACAACCACGCATGTGCATTGCTTCTCAAGGGGTGGTTTCTGATGGCATTATCAACAAACTGGGCAATGTTGGTACGATTGTTCGCCAAGAAGACATGAGTGATGGCGATGATTTTGTTGAGGTGTGGACGGATTTAGCCTTAAGTATTCAAAAATGTATTAAAGGTTAG